The following proteins are co-located in the Candidatus Omnitrophota bacterium genome:
- the rpe gene encoding ribulose-phosphate 3-epimerase yields MQKTLIAPSILSADFSKLGQEIKDVAAAGADWIHVDVMDGHFVPNLTIGPVVVKSIRPVTKLPLDVHLMIDNPERFVESFAKAGADIITFHIEAEDDPKEVIKLVRYFKKKVGVSIRPKTSLKAIEPILSMVDMVLVMTVEPGFAGQEFILDCLPKIEELRKVFKKDIQVDGGINAITVMDARKAGANVIVAGTAVFGTKNYKDAINTLRGGV; encoded by the coding sequence ATGCAAAAGACACTGATCGCACCGAGCATACTGTCCGCCGACTTTTCAAAACTGGGCCAGGAGATAAAGGATGTTGCCGCCGCCGGCGCCGACTGGATACACGTCGACGTAATGGACGGCCACTTCGTCCCGAACCTCACGATAGGCCCCGTCGTAGTGAAGTCGATACGGCCCGTAACGAAATTGCCGCTCGACGTCCATCTTATGATAGATAATCCGGAAAGGTTCGTCGAGAGCTTTGCCAAGGCAGGCGCCGATATTATAACGTTTCACATAGAGGCCGAAGATGATCCGAAAGAGGTTATAAAGCTTGTACGCTATTTTAAAAAGAAAGTAGGCGTTTCCATAAGGCCCAAGACATCATTAAAAGCTATCGAGCCCATACTATCAATGGTGGATATGGTTCTCGTAATGACGGTCGAGCCGGGATTTGCCGGGCAGGAGTTCATATTGGACTGCCTGCCGAAGATAGAAGAATTGCGGAAGGTATTCAAAAAGGATATACAGGTGGACGGTGGTATAAACGCGATCACGGTAATGGATGCCAGGAAAGCGGGCGCGAACGTCATAGTGGCGGGCACTGCCGTATTCGGGACTAAAAATTACAAAGATGCCATAAATACTTTAAGAGGAGGAGTGTGA
- the lepA gene encoding translation elongation factor 4, whose amino-acid sequence MDKSLIRNFSIIAHIDHGKSTLADRILQFTGAISDREFHDQLLDDMDLERERGITIKASAVRINYKAKDGQTYELNLIDTPGHVDFTYEVSKSIGACEGALLVVDAAQGVEAQTVANLYLAMEHNLLIIPVINKIDLPSAQIEKVSHEISDILDLDRANIILASAKQGVGTEDILEAVVTRIPPPGGEVTNPLQALVFDSKFDAYKGVIVMVRVMNGVIRKGMKVMMMSTKTVHEVLEVGIFNPRQEPIGQLNCGEVGYLACNIRDAKEVTVGDTVTDAENPALVALPGYKKVQPMVFSGIYPASSADFLTLKEAVEKLKLSDASFIFEPEKSASLGMGFRCGFLGLLHMEIVEERLEREFDLNLVVTTPSVIYRIMKKSGEIVEIDNPMKLPNAGEIEDVEEPYVRAYIITPKVSIGNILELSESRRGSYVSTEYLDEDRAQIVYDIPLSEIIVDFYDKIKSVTKGYGSLDYELLDYRPTTIVKLDILINGEVYDAFSSLIFKDRAYVKGKAIIEKLKETIPRHLFQIILQAAIGGQVIARETIKSVGKNVTAKCYGGDITRKRKLWEKQKAGKKRMKQFGKIDIPQEAFFAALKA is encoded by the coding sequence ATGGATAAATCTTTAATCAGAAACTTCTCGATAATAGCTCACATAGACCACGGCAAGTCGACATTGGCTGACAGGATACTGCAGTTTACCGGTGCGATAAGCGACAGGGAGTTCCATGATCAGCTCCTCGACGATATGGATCTCGAGCGCGAGCGCGGTATAACGATAAAGGCGAGCGCCGTCAGAATAAATTATAAGGCAAAGGACGGGCAAACATACGAGCTTAATCTTATAGATACGCCGGGCCACGTCGATTTTACCTACGAGGTATCGAAATCGATCGGCGCCTGTGAAGGCGCGCTTCTGGTCGTGGACGCCGCCCAGGGCGTCGAGGCGCAGACCGTAGCGAACCTGTATCTGGCTATGGAGCACAACCTCCTCATAATCCCTGTCATAAACAAGATAGACCTCCCCAGCGCCCAGATCGAGAAGGTGAGCCACGAAATATCTGATATCCTCGATCTCGATAGAGCCAATATTATATTGGCCAGCGCGAAGCAAGGGGTAGGTACCGAGGACATTCTCGAAGCCGTAGTTACCCGCATTCCTCCTCCGGGAGGAGAGGTTACGAACCCTCTGCAGGCGCTCGTATTCGATTCTAAATTCGACGCGTATAAAGGCGTCATCGTCATGGTTAGAGTAATGAACGGCGTGATACGCAAAGGCATGAAAGTAATGATGATGTCCACTAAAACCGTCCACGAAGTCCTGGAGGTCGGCATATTCAATCCCCGGCAAGAGCCGATAGGCCAGCTCAATTGCGGCGAGGTAGGTTACTTAGCCTGCAATATCCGCGACGCCAAGGAAGTGACCGTCGGCGATACCGTCACCGACGCTGAGAATCCGGCGCTGGTCGCGTTACCCGGCTACAAGAAGGTTCAGCCGATGGTATTCAGCGGTATATATCCGGCGTCGAGCGCGGACTTTCTCACTTTGAAAGAAGCGGTGGAAAAACTGAAGCTTTCCGACGCGTCGTTCATATTCGAGCCGGAGAAGTCGGCCTCGCTCGGCATGGGGTTTCGGTGCGGCTTCCTGGGGCTTCTGCACATGGAGATAGTGGAAGAGCGCCTGGAACGCGAATTCGATCTGAACCTCGTCGTAACCACGCCGAGCGTTATATACAGGATAATGAAAAAGTCCGGCGAGATAGTCGAAATAGACAATCCGATGAAACTGCCGAACGCCGGTGAGATCGAAGATGTGGAAGAGCCGTATGTCAGGGCATATATCATAACTCCCAAGGTCTCGATCGGGAACATCCTGGAGCTTTCCGAGTCGCGCAGGGGCTCTTATGTATCGACGGAATATCTCGATGAAGACAGGGCGCAGATAGTCTACGATATACCGCTCTCGGAGATAATAGTCGATTTTTACGATAAGATAAAGTCGGTAACTAAAGGGTACGGTTCGCTTGATTACGAACTTTTAGATTACCGCCCTACGACTATAGTAAAATTAGACATACTTATAAACGGCGAAGTGTATGACGCGTTCTCTTCGCTGATATTCAAGGACAGGGCATATGTGAAGGGAAAAGCTATAATAGAGAAACTGAAAGAGACGATCCCGAGGCACCTTTTCCAGATAATCCTGCAGGCGGCAATAGGCGGCCAGGTCATAGCGCGCGAGACGATAAAGTCGGTCGGTAAGAACGTTACGGCCAAATGCTATGGCGGCGACATTACCCGTAAACGAAAACTCTGGGAGAAGCAGAAGGCGGGCAAGAAGCGCATGAAGCAGTTTGGTAAAATAGACATTCCGCAGGAAGCGTTCTTCGCGGCGCTGAAAGCGTAA
- the lepB gene encoding signal peptidase I, with product MKEHTKTIVREWTESIIIAVILALVIRTFVVQAFKIPSGSMIPTLQVGDRIFVNKFLYGAKVPLLNVNLPAVRQPKRGDIVVFISTESPKKDFVKRLIAFEGEKVEIKDGKILINGKAIDEPSSIRSVYYYNAGDFGREGRVIEVPKDSYFVLGDNSGSSRDSRYWGFVPKKNMLGKVICIYWPMHRMKIM from the coding sequence ATGAAAGAGCATACAAAAACAATTGTCAGGGAATGGACCGAATCGATAATAATAGCGGTAATACTGGCACTCGTCATACGGACATTCGTCGTACAGGCGTTCAAGATACCGTCGGGTTCGATGATACCGACGCTCCAGGTGGGCGACAGGATATTCGTCAACAAGTTCCTCTACGGCGCGAAGGTGCCGCTTCTTAATGTTAATCTGCCCGCCGTGCGCCAGCCGAAACGCGGAGACATAGTGGTATTCATATCGACCGAGTCGCCCAAAAAAGATTTTGTAAAAAGGCTGATAGCGTTTGAGGGCGAGAAGGTCGAGATCAAGGATGGCAAGATACTGATAAACGGCAAGGCGATAGACGAGCCGTCATCGATACGCTCGGTATATTATTATAATGCCGGGGACTTCGGCAGGGAAGGCCGGGTAATAGAGGTACCGAAGGATTCATATTTTGTTCTGGGCGATAACAGCGGTAGTTCCCGCGATTCGCGATACTGGGGCTTTGTTCCGAAGAAAAACATGCTGGGCAAAGTCATATGTATATACTGGCCGATGCACAGAATGAAGATCATGTAA
- a CDS encoding phosphoglucomutase/phosphomannomutase family protein — protein sequence MGAIKFGTDGWRAVISEDFTFDNVKITAQAMADCIKSDDGPASKVKDKRIVVGFDTRFLSAKYAELIASVIAANGIKVILAEKATPTPSVSFTIKDRSLMGGVMVTASHNPARYNGIKYKAYYGGSAGPEITKKFEACLGASEVKYSTLDELKVAGMITVEDIVPEHLGFIKKYVNLNLLKKARLKILVDSMYGTGNNYIADLLKGGKCKVDVIHNENNPSFGGINPEPILPNLKELADKVKAGKYDLGIATDGDADRLGIALPNGKILTGHKVMTLLLLHLLEDRKMKGGVVQTLCGTFLIDKICRKYDMKMYETPVGFKYICELMLKEDILIGGEETGGVAFKNSIPERDGILSGLLIAEMMAMRGKKILDILKAIDKEYGTYEYKRLDLKYPDEKKPKLMDLLKGNPPKEVLGKRVIAVNRKDGYKFICEDSSWLMLRLSGTEPILRVYAEAAGEKKALAILEYGKELAYSV from the coding sequence ATGGGAGCGATTAAGTTCGGAACGGACGGGTGGAGGGCGGTAATAAGCGAAGATTTTACATTTGACAATGTAAAGATAACGGCGCAGGCGATGGCGGACTGCATAAAGTCCGACGATGGCCCGGCGTCGAAGGTGAAAGATAAGAGGATAGTCGTAGGTTTCGACACGAGGTTCCTGTCGGCTAAATACGCGGAGCTCATAGCGTCCGTCATTGCCGCCAACGGCATAAAAGTCATCCTCGCCGAGAAAGCTACGCCGACGCCCTCGGTAAGTTTTACTATCAAAGACCGTTCGCTAATGGGCGGCGTCATGGTTACCGCCAGCCATAATCCGGCCAGGTATAACGGCATAAAATACAAAGCTTATTACGGCGGTTCCGCCGGCCCTGAGATAACGAAGAAGTTCGAGGCGTGTCTTGGCGCAAGCGAAGTAAAATATTCGACGCTCGATGAGCTTAAGGTGGCGGGCATGATCACCGTCGAGGATATCGTCCCGGAACATCTCGGATTCATAAAAAAATATGTGAACCTTAATCTATTGAAAAAAGCGCGCCTTAAAATACTCGTGGATTCGATGTACGGTACGGGTAATAATTACATCGCCGATCTTTTGAAGGGCGGAAAGTGCAAGGTTGACGTAATACACAATGAAAATAATCCGAGTTTCGGCGGCATAAATCCTGAGCCGATACTTCCAAACTTAAAAGAGCTTGCCGATAAGGTAAAAGCAGGTAAGTACGATTTGGGTATCGCCACCGACGGAGATGCGGATAGGCTTGGGATAGCCTTGCCAAACGGAAAGATATTGACCGGACACAAGGTCATGACGCTTCTTCTCCTGCACCTTCTGGAAGATCGTAAAATGAAGGGCGGCGTAGTCCAGACGCTTTGCGGCACGTTCCTCATCGACAAGATATGCAGGAAGTACGATATGAAGATGTATGAGACGCCGGTCGGATTTAAGTACATCTGCGAATTGATGCTGAAAGAAGATATCCTGATAGGCGGTGAGGAGACCGGCGGAGTAGCATTCAAAAATTCGATACCGGAGAGAGATGGCATACTTTCCGGGCTTCTTATAGCCGAGATGATGGCGATGAGGGGAAAGAAGATACTCGATATATTGAAGGCGATTGATAAAGAATACGGCACATACGAATACAAGCGCCTCGATTTGAAATATCCCGACGAGAAGAAGCCGAAACTCATGGATCTTCTCAAGGGTAACCCTCCCAAGGAAGTGCTCGGCAAGAGGGTTATCGCCGTTAACAGGAAAGACGGATATAAGTTCATCTGTGAGGATTCTTCATGGCTGATGTTGAGGCTCTCCGGTACGGAGCCGATACTCAGGGTATATGCCGAGGCCGCGGGCGAGAAGAAGGCGCTTGCGATATTGGAATACGGAAAAGAGCTCGCGTACAGCGTGTAG